A stretch of the Bradyrhizobium sp. CCBAU 53351 genome encodes the following:
- a CDS encoding AMP-binding protein: MSTNAFSLQSLIRTEAAADPAFVFDGTPVSRAQFSEKVEQTAAWLAAQGIGKGDVVAVWLVNRIEWLALLFAAARCGAIVAAVNTRYRSAEVAHLLRLSGARLMVVEAAFRSIDFAAILAGIARDELPALRKLAMVGADAIPAHWPCVRFDAFDGSYPPAPPAQDDIDLPVLLYTTSGTTKGPKLVAHSQRTLAGHAVTVAKALNLSPQRHALLAMLPFCGTFGMTSLLGFVAAGATIHVLDAFEAAPALKILGTQGITHAFGSDEMFRRILALTDAPRPFPHLETCGFAAFQPGWRELAAEAEARGLPLFGLYGSSEVQALFSIARPGDAFADRIEGGGWPMSSDAHVRVRDTETGALAASGVSGEIEISAPSRFLGYFNNLEATRDAITADGFFRTGDIGRLRGDGSFVYETRAGDAMRLGGFLVAPGEIEDELKSCAGVTDAQVVAVDLKGQARCVAFVIPAREPPMQETLIAHLRQRLAGYKVPARIYLVDSFPVTDSANGVKIQRARLRAMAMERIAAE, from the coding sequence ATGAGTACCAATGCGTTTTCGCTGCAATCGCTGATCCGGACAGAGGCCGCCGCTGACCCCGCCTTCGTCTTCGACGGCACGCCGGTCTCGCGCGCGCAGTTCTCGGAGAAGGTTGAGCAGACCGCCGCCTGGCTCGCTGCGCAAGGCATCGGCAAGGGGGACGTGGTCGCGGTCTGGCTGGTCAACCGGATCGAGTGGCTCGCGCTGCTGTTCGCCGCCGCCCGCTGTGGTGCGATCGTCGCCGCGGTCAATACGCGTTACCGCAGTGCGGAAGTCGCGCATCTGCTTCGGCTGTCCGGCGCCAGGCTGATGGTGGTCGAGGCCGCATTCCGCTCGATCGACTTTGCCGCAATCCTTGCCGGCATCGCCAGGGATGAGCTGCCCGCTCTGCGGAAGCTCGCAATGGTCGGCGCGGACGCGATCCCCGCGCATTGGCCCTGTGTGCGCTTCGATGCCTTCGACGGATCCTATCCGCCCGCTCCCCCTGCCCAGGACGACATCGACCTGCCGGTGCTGCTCTACACGACATCGGGCACCACCAAGGGACCGAAGCTCGTGGCGCATTCGCAGCGGACACTGGCGGGCCATGCCGTCACCGTCGCCAAGGCCCTGAATCTCTCACCGCAGCGTCATGCGCTGCTGGCCATGCTGCCGTTCTGCGGCACCTTTGGCATGACGAGCCTGCTCGGCTTCGTCGCAGCCGGTGCAACCATTCATGTGCTCGACGCCTTCGAGGCGGCACCGGCGCTGAAGATTCTCGGCACGCAAGGGATCACGCACGCCTTCGGCTCCGACGAGATGTTCCGGCGCATTCTCGCCCTCACCGATGCGCCGCGTCCATTCCCGCATCTGGAAACGTGCGGCTTCGCCGCCTTCCAGCCCGGTTGGCGCGAGCTTGCCGCGGAAGCCGAGGCACGCGGCCTGCCGCTGTTCGGCCTCTACGGCTCGAGCGAGGTCCAGGCGTTGTTCTCGATCGCGCGGCCTGGTGATGCCTTCGCCGACCGCATCGAGGGCGGCGGCTGGCCGATGTCGTCCGACGCGCACGTGCGTGTACGTGACACCGAGACCGGCGCGCTTGCAGCGAGTGGCGTGTCCGGCGAGATCGAGATCAGCGCGCCGTCGCGCTTCCTCGGCTATTTCAACAATCTGGAGGCGACGCGCGACGCAATCACCGCGGACGGGTTCTTCCGCACCGGCGATATCGGCCGGCTGCGCGGCGACGGCTCCTTCGTCTACGAGACCCGCGCGGGCGATGCCATGCGGCTCGGCGGCTTCCTCGTCGCGCCCGGCGAGATCGAGGACGAACTCAAATCCTGTGCCGGCGTGACGGATGCGCAGGTGGTTGCAGTCGATCTGAAGGGCCAGGCACGCTGTGTCGCGTTCGTGATTCCTGCAAGGGAGCCGCCCATGCAGGAGACGTTGATCGCGCATCTGCGCCAGCGGCTCGCCGGCTACAAGGTGCCGGCGCGAATCTATCTCGTGGATTCCTTTCCCGTCACCGACAGCGCGAACGGCGTGAAGATCCAACGCGCCAGGCTGCGCGCCATGGCGATGGAGCGGATCGCCGCCGAATAG
- a CDS encoding crotonase/enoyl-CoA hydratase family protein, with product MAVGVSFEVNDGVARIELDDGKVNVMSTSMLAAIGAAFDRAEKEAEIVVLRSARPGIFSAGFDLKVFASGDAAKSLEMVRAGAELALRLMSHPHPVIGVMEGHAFPMGTFLLLACDVRLGAHGPHRMGLNEVAIGIAPPSFAIELARSRLHPAWLSRTVTLGEMYEPEDALTAGLLDRVVPPEAIDSALAETVAALRAIHRPSHAIAKKRLREPAMDAMRAAIDRELTMAAYAASNRARSAVAVPC from the coding sequence ATGGCAGTCGGAGTGAGCTTCGAGGTGAACGATGGCGTCGCGCGGATCGAGCTCGACGACGGCAAAGTCAATGTGATGTCGACCAGCATGCTGGCCGCGATCGGCGCCGCCTTCGACCGGGCCGAAAAGGAAGCCGAGATCGTGGTGCTGCGCTCGGCACGGCCCGGCATCTTCTCCGCCGGCTTCGATCTCAAGGTGTTCGCCTCGGGCGATGCCGCAAAGAGTCTCGAGATGGTCCGCGCCGGCGCCGAGCTGGCGCTGCGGCTGATGTCTCATCCGCACCCGGTGATCGGCGTGATGGAGGGCCATGCCTTCCCGATGGGAACGTTCCTGCTGCTCGCCTGCGATGTCAGGCTGGGTGCGCACGGGCCGCACCGCATGGGGCTGAACGAGGTCGCGATCGGCATCGCGCCGCCGAGCTTTGCCATCGAGCTGGCGCGCAGCCGCCTGCATCCGGCCTGGCTCAGCCGCACCGTCACGCTGGGTGAAATGTACGAGCCCGAGGATGCGCTGACCGCAGGCTTGCTCGATCGTGTGGTTCCGCCGGAAGCCATCGACTCCGCCCTTGCGGAGACCGTCGCTGCGCTACGCGCCATCCACAGGCCGTCGCACGCGATCGCGAAGAAGCGCCTGCGCGAGCCCGCGATGGATGCGATGCGCGCGGCGATCGACCGCGAGTTGACCATGGCTGCCTACGCGGCGAGCAATCGCGCCCGCAGCGCCGTGGCGGTGCCCTGTTGA
- the flgK gene encoding flagellar hook-associated protein FlgK, translating to MSLDIARSIAFSGLSATSVQISVTSSNISNADTTGYTAKAANQSSSVTNGVGTGVTVTGITSTVDKLLLKSLIAATSELGSADTTNTYLTSLGKLYGSTSNTDSSSTGTSLANSIASLESALASLASSPGSASLQSNVVSALDDVASQLRETSSSIQKLRAGADQDIASAIDDVNTDLQQIADLNAEIKQTAAAGQSTADLEDQRNTALQDLASKMNVNYFTASNGDIQIYTKSGQALVDSSAHEISYTAASNVTASTTYTAGSSSSGFSAIMVNGVDITSQISDGDIGALITLRDKTLPDAQSQLDQLAQQLASVMNSVSNSASAVPAPTSLTGTASVTSGTALSASGTVRLAVTDQGGNLVSYGDLDLSSYSTVGDLVTAINGISGLSASIDADGHLSIAATGSGNGVAINQMTSSVGSAGEGFSEYFGLNDLMTGTSAADIAVNSKILSGVNEIQLATLDSSSSLTVGSSVLSSGSTSVVNAFHDALTESRTFASTGGLAATTGSLADYASAIVSDVASKASRASDTYTAKETAQSTYANSLSSQSGVNLDEESAKLSTLQNKYTAASALIQAVNTMYSALLSAVQS from the coding sequence ATGTCACTCGATATCGCGCGATCCATCGCCTTCAGCGGGCTCTCGGCCACGTCCGTGCAGATCAGCGTGACGTCGTCGAACATCTCGAACGCCGACACGACCGGCTATACCGCGAAGGCCGCGAACCAGTCGAGCAGCGTGACCAATGGCGTCGGCACCGGCGTCACGGTGACGGGCATCACCTCGACCGTCGACAAGCTGTTGCTGAAATCGCTGATCGCCGCGACCTCGGAGCTCGGATCGGCGGACACCACGAATACCTACCTGACGTCGCTTGGAAAGCTCTACGGATCGACCAGCAACACCGACTCATCGTCAACAGGGACCTCGCTCGCCAACAGCATCGCCTCGCTGGAATCGGCGCTGGCGTCGCTGGCGAGTTCGCCGGGCAGCGCCTCTCTGCAATCCAATGTGGTCAGCGCACTCGATGATGTCGCCAGTCAGTTGCGGGAGACCTCGAGCAGCATCCAGAAGCTCCGCGCCGGCGCCGACCAGGACATCGCGTCCGCGATCGATGACGTCAATACCGACCTGCAGCAGATCGCGGATCTGAACGCAGAGATCAAGCAGACGGCGGCGGCGGGCCAGTCGACCGCGGACCTCGAGGACCAGCGCAACACCGCGCTGCAGGACCTCGCCTCGAAGATGAACGTCAATTACTTCACTGCGTCGAACGGCGATATTCAGATCTACACCAAGTCCGGCCAGGCGCTGGTCGACAGCTCCGCGCATGAGATCAGCTATACGGCCGCTTCCAACGTGACGGCATCGACAACCTACACCGCCGGTTCCTCGTCGAGCGGCTTCAGTGCGATCATGGTGAACGGTGTCGACATCACCTCGCAGATATCGGATGGAGACATCGGCGCGCTCATCACGCTGCGCGACAAGACGCTCCCGGACGCGCAGTCCCAGCTGGACCAGCTTGCCCAGCAGCTCGCTTCAGTGATGAACAGTGTCTCGAACAGCGCATCCGCAGTGCCGGCGCCGACCAGCCTCACCGGTACGGCCAGCGTCACCAGCGGCACGGCGCTGTCCGCCTCGGGCACGGTACGCCTTGCCGTCACCGACCAGGGCGGCAATCTGGTCTCGTACGGCGATCTCGACCTGTCGTCCTATTCCACGGTCGGCGACCTCGTCACCGCCATCAACGGCATTTCCGGATTGTCGGCCTCGATCGATGCGGACGGCCATCTCTCGATCGCGGCGACCGGCTCGGGCAACGGTGTCGCCATCAACCAGATGACGAGCTCGGTCGGCAGCGCGGGGGAGGGGTTTTCGGAGTATTTCGGCCTCAACGACCTCATGACGGGAACGAGCGCGGCGGATATCGCGGTCAACAGCAAGATCCTGTCCGGGGTGAACGAGATTCAGCTCGCGACGCTGGATTCCTCGTCGAGCCTGACCGTCGGCAGCAGCGTGCTGTCGTCCGGTTCGACCAGCGTGGTCAACGCCTTCCACGACGCGCTGACGGAATCCCGGACCTTCGCATCCACCGGCGGCCTTGCGGCCACCACCGGCTCCCTGGCCGACTATGCCTCGGCCATCGTGTCCGACGTCGCCAGCAAGGCGTCGCGGGCGTCTGACACTTACACGGCAAAGGAAACCGCGCAGTCGACCTATGCCAACTCGTTGTCCTCGCAATCCGGCGTCAACCTGGACGAGGAATCCGCCAAGCTCAGCACGCTTCAGAACAAATACACCGCAGCGTCCGCGCTGATCCAGGCCGTCAACACCATGTATTCGGCGCTGCTGTCCGCCGTTCAATCGTAA
- a CDS encoding K(+)-transporting ATPase subunit F, translating into MIFDYALAGAVSFGLLVYLTYALLRPERF; encoded by the coding sequence ATGATCTTCGATTATGCGCTCGCTGGTGCCGTCTCGTTCGGGCTGCTGGTCTATCTCACCTACGCGCTGCTGCGGCCCGAGCGGTTCTGA
- a CDS encoding TetR/AcrR family transcriptional regulator, which yields MPAVPKHRQPIINAALTLFRRQGFARTGLNDIVEASGAPKGSLYHYFPDGKSSIAVAAVEEAGRRVAATVAKLAQECGSTTDLLRAHARLLAGWMQGSGFRNGCPITTVLLELAPRERAVSEAGRKAYAARISLLRDKLVADGFARSRAETLAVLCTSALQGALIQARVERSGRPIEATAAELARLIEAERRS from the coding sequence ATGCCGGCCGTGCCGAAACACCGCCAGCCCATCATCAATGCCGCGCTGACGCTGTTCCGCCGCCAGGGCTTTGCCCGGACCGGCCTCAACGACATCGTCGAAGCCAGCGGGGCGCCCAAGGGATCGCTCTACCATTACTTTCCGGACGGAAAGTCCTCGATTGCGGTGGCGGCGGTGGAGGAGGCGGGCCGCCGCGTCGCGGCGACGGTCGCCAAGCTCGCGCAGGAATGCGGCTCGACCACCGACCTCTTGCGCGCCCACGCGCGACTGTTGGCAGGCTGGATGCAGGGCTCCGGCTTCCGCAACGGCTGCCCGATCACGACCGTGCTGCTCGAGCTTGCGCCGCGCGAACGGGCCGTCTCCGAGGCCGGTCGCAAGGCCTATGCGGCGCGGATATCGCTCCTGCGTGACAAGCTCGTCGCCGACGGGTTTGCCAGGTCGCGGGCGGAGACGCTTGCCGTGCTCTGCACGTCGGCGCTCCAGGGCGCGCTGATCCAGGCCCGCGTCGAGCGCAGCGGCCGGCCGATCGAGGCCACCGCGGCGGAATTGGCGCGGCTGATCGAAGCGGAACGGCGAAGCTAG
- a CDS encoding K(+)-transporting ATPase subunit C, with the protein MLREIRPAIVLLLALTAITGLAYPLAMTGIAGVLFPKQAQGSLIEKDGKVIGSALIGQEFKDDKYFHGRPSATLAPDPNDSTKTVSAPYNAANSGGSNLGPTSKALADRLKEDVDKLKAENPSGPVPVDMVTTSASGLDPDISPEAAQFQVPRVAKARNMQEDAVRQLVASNVQGRVLGLLGEPRVNVLALNLALDRASAK; encoded by the coding sequence ATGTTGAGAGAAATCCGTCCCGCCATCGTCTTGTTGCTGGCGCTCACCGCCATCACGGGACTGGCCTATCCGCTGGCAATGACCGGCATTGCCGGTGTGCTATTTCCGAAACAAGCGCAAGGCAGTCTGATCGAGAAGGACGGCAAGGTGATCGGCTCCGCCCTGATCGGACAGGAGTTCAAGGACGACAAATATTTCCACGGCCGTCCCTCGGCGACGCTGGCCCCGGACCCGAATGATTCGACCAAGACGGTGTCGGCACCCTACAATGCCGCCAATTCCGGCGGCTCCAATCTCGGCCCGACCAGCAAGGCGCTGGCCGACCGGCTGAAGGAGGACGTGGACAAGCTCAAGGCCGAGAACCCGAGCGGGCCGGTCCCGGTTGACATGGTGACGACCTCGGCCAGCGGCCTCGATCCCGACATCTCGCCGGAAGCGGCGCAATTCCAGGTGCCGCGCGTGGCGAAGGCGCGGAATATGCAGGAAGACGCCGTGAGGCAGCTTGTGGCTTCCAACGTTCAGGGCCGCGTGCTCGGCTTGCTCGGCGAACCCCGGGTTAACGTTCTGGCGCTGAATCTCGCGCTGGATCGTGCGTCGGCGAAGTAG
- the kdpB gene encoding potassium-transporting ATPase subunit KdpB, translating into MEPVHKPNKRMPVSAMLDPKIVVPAIGAAFTKLDPRSMIKNPVMFVVEIVAALTTVIFVRDLVTGGENLAFTFQIILWLWFTVLFANLAEAVAEGRGKAQAETLRKTRTESQAKLLSGAGRDFRLVPGTSLKVGDLVLVEAGDTIPSDGEVIEGVASVNEAAITGESAPVIRESGGDRSAVTGGTQVLSDWIRVRITAAQGSTFIDRMIKLVEGAERAKTPNEIALNILLAGLTIIFVFATVTIPSYAAYAGGSISVIVLVALFVTLIPTTIGALLSAIGIAGMDRLVRFNVLAMSGRAVEAAGDVDTLLLDKTGTITLGNRQATAFRPVRGVTEQELADAAQLASLADETPEGRSIVVLAKEKYGIRGRDMGELGATFIPFTAQTRMSGVDAGGSSVRKGAVDAMLNYIGGGAVTAVASGNTARAMQPAALSELGREIQGIADDVSKSGGTPLAVAKDGKLLGIVQLKDIVKGGIRERFAELRRMGIRTIMITGDNPMTAAAIAAEAGVDDFLAQATPEDKLKLIRDEQAKGKLVAMCGDGTNDAPALAQADVGVAMNTGTQAAREAGNMVDLDSNPTKLIEVVEIGKQLLMTRGALTTFSIANDVAKYFAIIPAMFLAFYPQLNVLNVMNLSSPQSAILSAIIFNALIIIALIPLALKGVAYRAVGAGALLRRNLLVYGLGGIVIPFIGIKAIDLVVTALHLA; encoded by the coding sequence ATGGAACCAGTCCACAAACCCAACAAGCGCATGCCAGTCTCGGCGATGCTGGATCCCAAGATCGTGGTGCCGGCGATTGGTGCTGCCTTCACCAAACTCGATCCGCGATCCATGATCAAGAACCCTGTGATGTTCGTGGTCGAGATCGTGGCCGCGCTGACCACTGTGATCTTCGTCCGCGACCTCGTCACCGGCGGGGAAAATCTCGCCTTCACCTTCCAGATCATTCTCTGGCTGTGGTTCACCGTGCTGTTCGCCAACCTCGCTGAAGCGGTGGCCGAAGGCCGCGGCAAGGCGCAGGCCGAGACGCTGCGCAAGACCCGCACCGAGAGCCAGGCCAAGCTTTTGAGCGGCGCGGGCCGTGATTTCAGGCTGGTGCCCGGCACGAGCCTGAAGGTCGGCGATCTCGTCCTGGTTGAGGCGGGCGATACGATCCCCTCGGACGGTGAGGTGATCGAGGGCGTCGCCTCCGTCAACGAAGCCGCCATCACCGGTGAATCGGCGCCCGTCATCCGCGAATCCGGCGGCGACCGTTCGGCTGTGACCGGCGGCACGCAGGTGCTGTCCGACTGGATCCGCGTCCGCATTACGGCGGCCCAGGGCTCGACCTTCATCGACCGTATGATCAAGCTGGTCGAGGGCGCCGAGCGGGCCAAGACGCCAAACGAGATCGCGCTCAACATCCTGCTCGCCGGCCTCACCATCATCTTCGTTTTCGCCACCGTCACCATTCCGAGCTATGCGGCCTATGCCGGCGGCTCGATCTCGGTGATCGTGCTGGTCGCGCTGTTCGTGACGCTGATCCCGACCACGATCGGCGCGCTGTTGTCCGCGATCGGCATCGCCGGCATGGACCGTCTGGTGCGCTTCAACGTGCTGGCGATGTCGGGCCGGGCGGTGGAAGCGGCCGGCGACGTCGATACGTTGCTGCTCGACAAGACCGGCACCATCACCCTCGGCAACCGGCAGGCGACCGCCTTCCGTCCGGTGCGCGGAGTGACCGAGCAGGAGCTGGCGGACGCCGCCCAGCTTGCCTCGCTCGCCGACGAAACTCCGGAAGGCCGCTCCATCGTCGTGCTGGCCAAGGAGAAGTACGGCATCCGCGGCCGCGACATGGGCGAGCTCGGGGCCACCTTCATCCCGTTCACGGCGCAGACCCGCATGAGCGGCGTCGATGCCGGCGGCTCATCGGTGCGCAAGGGTGCGGTCGATGCCATGCTGAACTATATCGGCGGCGGCGCTGTGACCGCGGTCGCATCCGGCAATACGGCGCGGGCGATGCAGCCTGCCGCGCTCTCCGAGCTCGGCCGCGAGATCCAGGGCATTGCCGACGACGTGTCGAAGTCCGGCGGCACGCCGCTGGCCGTCGCCAAGGACGGCAAGCTGCTCGGAATCGTCCAGCTCAAGGACATCGTCAAAGGCGGCATTCGCGAGCGCTTCGCCGAGCTCCGCCGCATGGGCATCCGCACCATCATGATCACCGGCGACAATCCGATGACAGCGGCCGCGATCGCGGCGGAAGCCGGTGTCGACGACTTCCTGGCGCAGGCCACCCCCGAGGACAAGCTCAAGCTGATCCGCGACGAGCAGGCCAAGGGCAAGCTGGTCGCCATGTGCGGCGACGGCACCAACGACGCGCCGGCACTCGCCCAGGCCGATGTCGGCGTCGCCATGAACACCGGCACGCAGGCCGCGCGCGAGGCCGGCAACATGGTCGATCTCGACTCCAACCCGACCAAGCTGATCGAGGTGGTCGAGATCGGCAAGCAACTGCTGATGACGCGCGGCGCGCTGACGACGTTCTCGATTGCCAACGATGTCGCCAAGTACTTTGCGATCATTCCGGCGATGTTCCTGGCGTTCTACCCTCAGCTCAACGTGCTCAACGTCATGAACTTGTCGAGCCCGCAGAGCGCCATCCTGTCGGCGATCATCTTCAACGCGCTGATCATCATCGCGCTGATCCCGCTGGCGCTCAAGGGCGTTGCTTATCGCGCGGTCGGCGCCGGTGCCCTTCTGCGCCGCAACCTTCTGGTCTACGGCCTGGGCGGCATCGTCATTCCGTTCATCGGCATCAAGGCAATCGACCTCGTGGTCACTGCCCTGCACTTGGCCTAA
- a CDS encoding flagellin, whose translation MVAMRVATFAQSNRMIADAMRVESVMANKQIQESTGVISTDFGGYGSDAQHVVNLQVSVTRAQSYVDAATLADSKIQVMYSAIGSMTDILTQLRSQLSAASTGSSTETNSVITTAQQMLQEMGSLMNTQYDGQYVFAGGKTDTAPVDLTSFSSGTGSTTTADTSYYEGDDEIASVRVASDETVSYGVTADNSAFEEVMRVLKFVANSSTLSSSDISSALDLAGTALDDTAAVQARLSNAASSIETASARQADYKSYAETLSNDLTGVDVAAITAQLSTYQAQLTASYSALAKILSINLASYLK comes from the coding sequence ATGGTCGCGATGCGGGTCGCCACCTTCGCGCAGTCGAACAGGATGATCGCCGACGCGATGCGCGTCGAGTCGGTGATGGCCAACAAGCAGATCCAGGAATCGACGGGGGTGATCTCGACCGATTTCGGCGGTTACGGCTCGGACGCGCAGCACGTCGTCAACCTCCAGGTCTCGGTCACGCGTGCACAGTCTTATGTCGACGCTGCGACGCTCGCCGACAGCAAGATCCAGGTGATGTATTCCGCCATCGGCTCCATGACCGACATCCTCACCCAGCTCCGTTCCCAGCTCAGCGCCGCTTCGACCGGCAGCTCGACCGAGACCAATTCGGTGATCACCACCGCCCAGCAGATGCTGCAGGAGATGGGCTCGCTGATGAACACGCAATATGACGGCCAGTATGTGTTCGCCGGCGGCAAGACCGATACGGCGCCGGTCGATCTCACGAGCTTCTCGTCCGGGACCGGTTCGACGACGACGGCCGACACCAGCTACTACGAGGGCGACGACGAGATCGCTTCGGTTCGGGTTGCATCGGATGAGACAGTGTCGTACGGCGTCACCGCCGACAATTCGGCGTTCGAGGAGGTCATGCGGGTCCTCAAATTCGTCGCGAACAGCTCCACGCTGTCGTCCTCGGACATTTCCAGCGCGCTCGATCTTGCCGGAACGGCGCTCGACGACACCGCGGCGGTGCAGGCTCGGCTCTCGAATGCGGCGTCCTCGATCGAGACGGCGAGTGCCCGCCAGGCCGACTACAAGAGCTATGCCGAAACGTTGTCGAATGACCTCACCGGCGTCGACGTCGCCGCCATCACGGCGCAGCTGTCGACCTACCAGGCACAGCTCACCGCGTCCTATTCGGCGCTGGCCAAGATCCTGAGCATCAATCTCGCGAGCTACCTGAAATAG
- the kdpA gene encoding potassium-transporting ATPase subunit KdpA, whose product MTMIGWLQIILFCVVIVALTKPLGRYMTRVFGGERTFLSPVLRPIEAGIYWISGVDEKREQHWLTYTVAMLLFHVGGFLVIYGVMRLQAVLPFNPAGRGAVAEDLSFNTAVSFITNTNWQNYGGESTLSYLTQMVGLTHQNFLSAATGIALAVALIRGFSRASMRTVGNFWVDVTRCTLYVLLPICIVYALFLVWQGMPQTLGDYVEATTLEGAKQTIAVGPVASQVAIKMLGTNGGGFFNANAAHPFENPTALSNFVQMLSIFVLGAALTNVFGRMVGNQRQGWAILAVMGVLFLAGVAVTYWAEASGTSTLQALGLTGGNMEGKEVRFGIVASSLFAVISTAASCGAVNAMHDSFTALGGMIPLINIELGEIIVGGVGAGMYGMLLFVILAIFVAGLMVGRTPEYVGKKIEAREVKMAMLAILILPLMILGWSAVAVVLPTGVASMANAGPHGFSEVLYAYSSQTGNNGSAFAGLTGNTPFYNLTGACAMFVGRFLMIVPAMAIAGSLAEKKSIPPSTGTFPTTGGLFVGLVVGVILIMGGLTFFPALALGPIAEHLAMNAGNVF is encoded by the coding sequence ATGACCATGATCGGTTGGCTCCAGATCATTCTGTTCTGTGTCGTCATTGTCGCACTCACAAAGCCGCTCGGCCGGTACATGACGCGCGTGTTCGGCGGCGAGCGGACGTTCCTGTCGCCGGTGCTGCGGCCGATCGAGGCCGGCATCTATTGGATCTCCGGCGTGGACGAGAAGCGCGAACAGCACTGGCTGACCTACACGGTCGCCATGCTGCTGTTTCATGTCGGCGGCTTCCTCGTCATTTACGGCGTGATGCGGCTCCAGGCTGTGTTGCCGTTCAATCCCGCTGGACGAGGCGCGGTTGCCGAAGATCTTTCCTTTAACACTGCGGTCTCCTTCATCACCAACACCAACTGGCAGAACTACGGCGGCGAAAGCACGCTGTCCTATCTGACCCAGATGGTCGGCCTGACGCATCAGAACTTCCTGTCGGCGGCGACCGGCATCGCGTTGGCGGTGGCGCTGATCCGCGGCTTCTCGCGCGCCTCGATGCGTACCGTCGGCAACTTCTGGGTCGACGTCACCCGCTGCACGCTCTATGTGCTGCTGCCGATCTGTATCGTCTACGCGCTGTTCCTGGTCTGGCAGGGCATGCCGCAGACGCTCGGAGACTACGTCGAGGCGACCACGCTCGAAGGCGCCAAGCAGACCATCGCGGTCGGCCCGGTCGCCTCGCAGGTCGCGATCAAGATGCTCGGCACCAACGGCGGCGGATTCTTCAACGCCAACGCCGCGCATCCGTTCGAGAACCCGACGGCGCTGTCGAACTTCGTGCAGATGCTCTCGATCTTCGTGCTCGGTGCTGCCCTGACCAACGTATTCGGCCGCATGGTCGGCAACCAGCGTCAGGGCTGGGCGATCCTCGCGGTCATGGGCGTGCTGTTCCTGGCCGGCGTCGCCGTCACCTATTGGGCGGAGGCGAGCGGCACCTCGACGCTGCAGGCGCTGGGCCTGACCGGCGGCAACATGGAGGGCAAGGAGGTCCGCTTCGGCATCGTCGCGTCCTCCCTCTTCGCCGTGATCTCCACGGCAGCCTCCTGCGGCGCCGTCAACGCCATGCATGACAGTTTTACGGCGCTCGGCGGCATGATTCCGCTGATCAACATCGAGCTCGGCGAAATCATCGTCGGCGGCGTCGGCGCCGGCATGTACGGCATGCTGCTGTTCGTCATCCTTGCGATCTTCGTCGCAGGCCTGATGGTCGGCCGCACTCCGGAATATGTCGGCAAGAAGATCGAGGCGCGTGAGGTCAAGATGGCGATGCTCGCGATCCTGATCCTGCCGCTGATGATCCTGGGCTGGTCGGCCGTGGCCGTGGTGCTGCCCACGGGCGTGGCCTCGATGGCCAACGCCGGCCCGCATGGCTTCTCGGAAGTGCTCTATGCCTATTCGTCGCAGACGGGCAACAACGGCTCGGCCTTCGCGGGTCTCACCGGCAACACCCCGTTCTACAACTTGACGGGTGCCTGCGCGATGTTCGTCGGCCGCTTCCTGATGATCGTGCCGGCCATGGCCATAGCCGGCTCGCTCGCGGAGAAGAAATCGATCCCGCCGTCGACGGGCACCTTTCCGACCACCGGCGGACTGTTCGTCGGCCTCGTCGTCGGCGTCATCCTCATCATGGGCGGCCTGACCTTCTTCCCGGCGCTCGCCCTCGGCCCGATCGCCGAGCATCTCGCGATGAACGCCGGCAACGTTTTCTGA
- the upp gene encoding uracil phosphoribosyltransferase: MSTGNVNVVAHPLVQHKLSLMREKDRSTKSFREILNEIGMLLAYEVTRDLPLELVEIETPIAPMRAPKIAGKKLTLAPILRAGVGFLDGMLALMPSARIAHIGLYRDPETLQAVEYYFKAPQDLSDRTVILMDPMLATGNSACAGASLLKARGARDIRFVCLLAAPEGIAQFQSEHPDVPIWTAAIDERLNDHGYIVPGLGDAGDRMFGTK; encoded by the coding sequence ATGAGCACAGGCAATGTCAACGTCGTCGCCCACCCCCTGGTCCAGCACAAGCTCTCCCTGATGCGGGAGAAGGATCGCTCGACCAAGAGCTTCCGCGAGATCCTGAACGAGATCGGGATGCTGCTCGCCTATGAGGTTACGCGCGATTTGCCGCTGGAGCTGGTCGAGATCGAGACACCGATCGCGCCGATGCGGGCGCCCAAGATCGCCGGCAAGAAGCTCACGCTGGCGCCGATCCTGCGCGCCGGCGTCGGTTTCCTCGATGGCATGCTGGCGCTGATGCCCTCCGCGCGCATCGCCCATATCGGGCTCTACCGCGATCCCGAGACATTGCAGGCCGTGGAATATTACTTCAAGGCGCCGCAGGACCTGTCCGACCGCACCGTGATCCTGATGGACCCGATGCTGGCGACGGGCAATTCGGCCTGCGCCGGCGCCTCCCTGCTCAAGGCCCGCGGCGCCCGCGACATCCGCTTCGTCTGCCTTCTGGCGGCGCCCGAGGGCATCGCGCAATTCCAGAGCGAGCATCCTGATGTGCCGATCTGGACCGCCGCGATCGACGAGCGGCTCAACGATCACGGCTACATCGTGCCGGGCCTGGGCGATGCCGGCGACCGGATGTTCGGTACCAAGTAG